In Paracoccus sp. TOH, a single window of DNA contains:
- a CDS encoding protein phosphatase, with protein sequence MLIEETPRERAENDTAILVPVHDLVLPPGRICRLHVGNLAGASDGAALSDAGITSSLNVSLNVDVGPLPLPDGTHMRRAKVGLIDGAGNTPAHLAAAVLALEGLVTQASPGKPHYPAHRAGHVLVHCRGGRSRSVIVLAIYLHLRAVGTFPTLDSAVSHIRRARGNSDIYPLPPMLDLARVVLASAGLPALLHG encoded by the coding sequence ATGCTGATCGAGGAAACCCCCCGCGAGCGAGCCGAGAATGACACCGCGATCCTTGTTCCGGTCCATGACCTGGTCTTGCCTCCCGGCCGGATCTGCCGTCTTCACGTCGGCAATCTGGCCGGCGCCAGCGATGGCGCCGCGCTGTCGGACGCCGGCATCACCTCATCGCTGAACGTGTCGCTGAACGTCGATGTCGGCCCCCTGCCACTGCCCGACGGCACCCATATGCGCCGTGCCAAGGTGGGGCTGATCGACGGGGCCGGCAACACGCCCGCCCATCTCGCCGCCGCCGTGCTGGCCCTGGAAGGGTTGGTCACGCAGGCCAGTCCCGGCAAGCCGCACTATCCCGCCCATCGCGCCGGCCATGTGCTGGTGCATTGCCGGGGCGGGCGGTCGCGATCGGTCATCGTGCTGGCGATCTATCTGCATCTGCGCGCCGTCGGGACGTTCCCGACGCTGGACAGCGCGGTGTCCCATATCCGCCGGGCGCGCGGCAATTCGGACATCTACCCGCTGCCTCCGATGCTGGATCTGGCGCGGGTGGTTCTGGCCAGCGCGGGCCTGCCCGCCCTGCTGCACGGTTAA
- the arsH gene encoding arsenical resistance protein ArsH, with the protein MIPDLPNLAPDCLRAPAIPELPRAIHPPRILLLYGSLRERSYSRFATLEAERLLRHFGCETRVFHAHGLPLPEDTGADHPKVQELRDLCLWSEGQVWTSPERHGAMTGVMKAQIDWIPLALGAIRPTQGRTLAVMQVSGGSQSFNAVNQMRVLGRWMRMLTIPNQSSVAKAYQEFDETGRMRPSSYYDRIVDVMEELVKFTLLTRDLSAFLTDRYSERREAAAKLEERVNLKAAT; encoded by the coding sequence ATGATCCCCGACCTGCCGAACCTGGCACCCGACTGCCTGCGTGCGCCCGCGATCCCCGAACTGCCGCGTGCCATCCATCCGCCGCGCATCCTGCTGCTTTACGGCTCGTTGCGCGAACGCTCCTACAGCCGCTTCGCCACGCTGGAGGCCGAGCGCCTGTTGCGACATTTCGGCTGCGAGACCCGGGTGTTTCATGCCCACGGCCTGCCGCTGCCCGAGGATACCGGGGCCGATCACCCCAAGGTGCAGGAATTGCGCGATCTGTGCCTGTGGTCCGAAGGCCAGGTCTGGACCAGCCCGGAGCGTCATGGCGCGATGACCGGGGTGATGAAGGCGCAGATCGACTGGATCCCGCTGGCCCTGGGGGCGATCCGGCCGACGCAGGGGCGGACGCTGGCGGTGATGCAGGTTTCGGGCGGCTCGCAAAGTTTCAACGCGGTGAACCAGATGCGCGTGCTTGGCCGCTGGATGCGGATGCTGACCATCCCGAACCAGTCCTCGGTCGCCAAGGCGTATCAGGAGTTCGACGAGACCGGGCGGATGCGGCCGTCCAGCTATTACGACCGCATCGTCGACGTGATGGAGGAACTGGTGAAGTTCACCCTGCTGACCCGCGACCTGTCGGCCTTCCTGACCGACCGCTACAGCGAGCGCAGGGAAGCCGCGGCGAAGCTCGAGGAACGGGTGAACCTGAAGGCCGCAACCTGA
- a CDS encoding ABC transporter ATP-binding protein, translating to MTGLRLSNIGKSYGDTRVLSGIDLDIAAGEFVAVLGPSGCGKTTLLRLVAGFDRPDEGSIALGDRQVAGGHVMVPPEGRGIGIVFQNYALWPHMSVAENVGYALKVARLPRAECEARVARALATVDLAPLAGRRPADLSGGQRQRVALARCLAAGSDLVLLDEPLANLDVHLRAAMEDEFHRFHRESGATLVYITHDQSEAMALADRIAVMDKGRLLQCASPRQLYREPADATVAGFIGGGLVLPVEGLRPMAGGLAMADLLGTRVRLRCHAGETARPLAMASTHPADIQPAHPGEAGIPARVIARSYRGGSWSYELRPETDPSLRLPMVLPDAAAPPEPGARLDLAFRDLWAIPLPGTSDPGAAPGHSSSSSSTTTTHPTEQFQCA from the coding sequence ATGACGGGTTTGCGGCTGTCGAACATCGGCAAGAGCTATGGCGACACCAGGGTTCTGTCGGGTATCGACCTTGACATCGCGGCAGGCGAATTCGTGGCCGTGCTTGGCCCCTCGGGCTGCGGAAAGACCACACTGCTGCGGCTGGTTGCAGGCTTTGATCGACCCGATGAAGGCAGCATCGCTTTGGGCGACCGGCAGGTGGCGGGCGGACATGTCATGGTGCCGCCCGAAGGGCGCGGCATCGGCATCGTGTTTCAGAATTACGCGCTGTGGCCGCACATGTCGGTGGCGGAAAATGTCGGCTACGCGCTGAAGGTGGCGCGGCTGCCCCGGGCCGAATGCGAGGCGCGGGTGGCCCGCGCGCTCGCCACGGTCGATCTGGCGCCCTTGGCCGGCCGTCGCCCGGCGGATCTGTCGGGCGGGCAGCGCCAGCGGGTGGCGCTGGCGCGCTGCCTGGCTGCCGGTTCGGATCTGGTGCTGCTGGATGAGCCGCTTGCCAATCTGGATGTGCATCTGCGCGCCGCGATGGAAGACGAGTTCCACCGCTTCCACCGCGAAAGCGGGGCGACGCTGGTCTATATCACCCACGACCAGTCCGAGGCGATGGCCCTGGCCGACCGTATCGCGGTGATGGACAAGGGCCGCCTGCTGCAATGCGCCAGCCCCCGGCAACTGTATCGCGAGCCTGCCGACGCCACGGTGGCAGGCTTCATCGGTGGCGGGCTGGTGCTGCCGGTCGAGGGGCTGCGGCCCATGGCGGGCGGGCTTGCCATGGCCGATCTTTTGGGAACGCGCGTCCGGCTGCGCTGCCATGCCGGGGAAACCGCCCGGCCGTTGGCCATGGCCTCCACCCATCCTGCCGATATCCAGCCTGCCCATCCGGGCGAAGCCGGCATTCCCGCCCGTGTCATCGCCCGCAGCTATCGCGGCGGCAGTTGGTCCTATGAACTGCGTCCAGAGACGGATCCGTCCCTTCGGCTGCCCATGGTGCTGCCCGACGCGGCCGCCCCGCCCGAACCGGGCGCGCGCCTTGATCTGGCATTCCGCGACCTCTGGGCGATTCCGCTTCCCGGCACCTCTGATCCCGGCGCCGCGCCGGGCCATTCCTCCTCCTCCTCCTCCACCACCACCACGCATCCTACGGAGCAATTCCAATGCGCATGA
- the xdhC gene encoding xanthine dehydrogenase accessory protein XdhC: MIRVEITRTRGSSPREKGAAMFVTPEGLTGTIGGGQLEYMAIDRARQMLARGEAAARMDVPLGPEIGQCCGGRVELSLTRVAEAPAGPEYPQVLIFGAGHVGRALSKALALLPLRPILIDQRAAELAQATGETRLTPLPEAEIRQASFGTSHIIVTHDHALDFLLAAEALRRLDAPYIGMIGSRTKLTQFRRFARAQGLDTDRLTCPIGAGYSRDKRPEVIAAFTAAEIIGRLTQTISSLNKYPCDS; the protein is encoded by the coding sequence ATGATCCGGGTCGAGATCACCCGCACGCGCGGCTCGTCGCCGCGCGAGAAAGGGGCGGCGATGTTCGTCACCCCCGAGGGTCTGACCGGCACCATCGGCGGCGGGCAACTGGAATACATGGCCATCGACCGCGCCCGGCAGATGCTGGCGCGCGGCGAAGCCGCCGCCCGCATGGACGTGCCCCTGGGCCCCGAGATCGGCCAATGCTGCGGCGGAAGGGTCGAACTTTCCCTGACCCGCGTGGCCGAGGCCCCCGCCGGCCCCGAATATCCGCAGGTGCTGATCTTCGGCGCCGGCCATGTCGGCCGGGCGCTTTCCAAGGCCCTGGCGCTGCTGCCGCTGCGCCCGATCCTGATCGACCAGCGCGCCGCCGAACTGGCGCAAGCCACAGGCGAGACCCGCCTGACCCCCCTGCCCGAGGCCGAGATCCGCCAGGCATCCTTCGGCACCAGCCACATCATCGTCACCCATGACCACGCGCTGGACTTCCTGCTGGCGGCCGAGGCGCTGCGCCGCCTGGACGCCCCCTATATCGGCATGATCGGCAGCCGGACGAAACTGACGCAGTTCCGCCGCTTCGCCCGCGCCCAGGGGCTCGACACCGACCGGCTGACCTGCCCCATCGGCGCCGGCTATTCGCGCGACAAGCGCCCCGAGGTCATCGCCGCCTTCACCGCCGCCGAGATCATCGGCCGCCTGACCCAGACCATTTCTTCGTTGAACAAATACCCATGCGACAGCTGA
- a CDS encoding MBL fold metallo-hydrolase: MAVLTAFSGLGGKSPAAFLLEIAGRRILLDLGEGPTPGQRPDLRGIGRVDAIFLSHAHIDHVGAIDLWPRLGCPPVFATRATFDALPLLGLHLPRHACHALPLQGPAQLLDLPARVGRNGHAMGGIWLHLPQEGGALYMGDWSRESGLLPLDPPPRADLVVTDLSYGDRDQVLAEQVQALADSVAPGMVLPVPILGRGADMALRLSALGLSPVVCPQVRAELQGALPSLRSISTASEARDGDVIIAADTERPGDLVSGLIADPRGWRFLFTGHVAPGSPATRLIAEGRANRHPWNVHPRARDQLWLAEITGARHLVPAFGALDEAPELARALAPIWRPDRICP, translated from the coding sequence ATGGCAGTTCTGACGGCCTTCAGCGGCTTGGGCGGCAAGTCCCCGGCAGCCTTCCTGCTGGAGATTGCCGGGCGCCGCATCCTGCTGGACCTGGGCGAGGGGCCGACGCCGGGCCAGCGGCCGGATCTGCGGGGCATCGGACGGGTCGATGCGATCTTCCTGTCCCACGCGCATATCGACCATGTCGGGGCCATCGACCTCTGGCCGCGGCTGGGCTGTCCTCCGGTTTTCGCCACCCGCGCCACCTTCGATGCCCTGCCGCTGCTGGGCCTGCATCTGCCGCGCCACGCCTGCCACGCCCTGCCGCTGCAGGGTCCTGCGCAACTGCTGGACCTGCCGGCCCGGGTCGGACGCAACGGGCATGCCATGGGCGGCATCTGGCTGCATCTGCCGCAGGAGGGCGGCGCGCTTTACATGGGCGACTGGAGCCGGGAATCCGGGCTTCTGCCCCTCGATCCTCCGCCCCGGGCAGATCTGGTGGTCACCGATCTTTCCTATGGTGACCGCGATCAGGTTTTGGCCGAGCAGGTGCAGGCGCTGGCGGACAGCGTTGCCCCCGGCATGGTGCTGCCGGTGCCGATCCTCGGGCGTGGCGCGGATATGGCGCTGCGGCTGTCCGCACTCGGCCTGTCGCCGGTCGTCTGTCCGCAGGTCCGGGCCGAGCTGCAGGGCGCTTTGCCCAGCCTGCGCAGCATTTCCACCGCGTCGGAGGCCCGGGACGGCGATGTGATCATCGCCGCGGACACCGAGCGGCCCGGCGATCTGGTGTCAGGCCTGATCGCCGATCCGCGGGGCTGGCGGTTCCTCTTTACCGGCCATGTTGCCCCCGGCAGCCCGGCAACCCGGTTGATCGCCGAGGGTCGCGCCAACCGGCATCCCTGGAACGTGCATCCCCGGGCCCGCGATCAGCTCTGGCTGGCGGAAATCACCGGCGCCAGACATCTGGTTCCCGCCTTCGGGGCGTTGGACGAGGCCCCTGAACTCGCCCGAGCCCTTGCCCCGATCTGGCGACCGGACCGCATCTGCCCCTGA
- a CDS encoding metalloregulator ArsR/SmtB family transcription factor, translated as MEEQHALAGFAALSQETRLRIIRLLVRAGPEGMAAGAIGEAIGGASISGLSFHLSHLEHAGLIRSRREGRFIIYSAVFPTLTGLIEFLLRDCCDGHPDICAPVAAGLSCACTPRKEARP; from the coding sequence ATGGAAGAGCAGCATGCCCTTGCCGGCTTCGCGGCGCTGTCGCAGGAAACCCGGCTGCGCATCATCCGGTTGCTGGTCAGGGCAGGGCCGGAGGGTATGGCGGCGGGCGCGATCGGCGAGGCCATCGGCGGCGCGAGCATCTCGGGGTTGTCGTTTCACCTCTCCCATCTCGAACATGCCGGGCTGATCCGGTCCCGGCGCGAGGGGCGCTTCATCATCTACAGCGCCGTCTTCCCGACGCTGACCGGGCTGATCGAGTTTCTCCTGCGCGACTGCTGCGACGGTCACCCGGACATCTGCGCGCCGGTGGCGGCCGGACTGTCCTGTGCCTGCACCCCCCGGAAGGAGGCGCGCCCATGA
- a CDS encoding iron ABC transporter permease codes for MLALLAVLILSVSVAPMLRLAQAALFDDGGLAIERLAKLFSRPQTGAAIWNTIQISLASTLVSLLVGTVFAVIMVQTDLGGKSALVFAFVLPLMIPPQVTAMAWIQAFSPSGPVLGVLGLSMEAGTRHPLYSKAGIILLLGIYNAPLVYLAMQASLRRIPLDLAEAARAAGAGPLRVLLTVILPLARGGMVAAASLAFVSAIGNFGIQAMLGIPARVPTLITQIYQQINGLGPSALPNMAALSLVLTALTVAGVLLAARAGDRSDTRVDLGSRPLTLPLGRAGAVIAALLWGYLIVSLLLPLSALLQTSLVPAYGLPLTAETATLKNYVSALFQQVSLRDAFVTSLWLTLVTMGFLMLASVFLGYFLTWRRGPLVRLLQFGSEAAYTLPGITLGVAMILLFLRPLPGVGVSIYGTPWIILAAYVAGFFALALRPVLSGYAQIDRALEEAAQVAGAGFLRRMRDVIWPLIAPTAIAAAVIVFMTAINEIQTSILLISSGTRTIGPMIIFLEEGGASTLAAAVGCLMILGVLALMLLSTALSRFLPKGVLPWQF; via the coding sequence GTGCTGGCCCTGCTGGCCGTGCTAATCCTGTCGGTTTCCGTGGCGCCGATGCTGCGGCTGGCGCAGGCGGCGCTTTTCGATGATGGCGGGCTGGCGATCGAGCGGCTGGCGAAGCTGTTCTCGCGCCCGCAGACCGGGGCTGCGATCTGGAACACCATCCAGATTTCTCTGGCCTCGACCCTGGTTTCCCTGCTGGTCGGCACGGTCTTCGCGGTGATCATGGTGCAGACCGACCTTGGCGGCAAATCGGCGCTGGTGTTTGCCTTCGTGCTGCCTTTGATGATCCCGCCGCAGGTGACGGCCATGGCCTGGATTCAGGCCTTCTCGCCCTCCGGCCCGGTGCTGGGCGTCCTTGGCCTGTCGATGGAGGCAGGCACGCGGCATCCGTTGTATTCCAAGGCCGGGATCATCCTGCTTCTGGGCATCTACAATGCGCCGCTGGTCTATCTGGCGATGCAGGCCAGCCTGCGCCGCATTCCGCTGGATCTGGCCGAGGCGGCGCGCGCCGCCGGCGCCGGTCCGCTCCGGGTGCTGCTGACGGTGATCCTGCCCTTGGCACGCGGCGGCATGGTGGCGGCGGCCAGCCTTGCCTTCGTCTCGGCCATCGGAAACTTCGGCATTCAGGCCATGCTGGGCATCCCCGCGCGCGTGCCGACGCTGATCACCCAGATCTATCAGCAGATCAACGGGCTGGGGCCAAGCGCCCTGCCGAACATGGCGGCGCTGTCCCTGGTGCTGACCGCCCTGACCGTGGCGGGCGTGCTGCTGGCCGCGCGCGCGGGCGATCGCAGCGACACCCGCGTCGATCTGGGCAGCCGCCCCCTGACGCTTCCGCTGGGCCGGGCCGGGGCCGTGATCGCGGCGCTGCTTTGGGGCTATCTCATCGTCTCGCTGCTGCTGCCGCTGTCGGCGCTGCTTCAGACCTCGCTGGTCCCCGCCTACGGCCTGCCGCTGACGGCGGAGACGGCGACGTTGAAGAACTACGTCTCGGCGCTGTTCCAGCAAGTGTCGCTGCGCGATGCCTTCGTCACCTCGCTGTGGCTGACGCTGGTCACCATGGGCTTCCTGATGCTGGCCTCGGTTTTCCTGGGCTATTTCCTGACCTGGCGGCGCGGGCCCTTGGTGCGGCTGCTCCAATTCGGGTCCGAGGCCGCCTATACCCTGCCGGGCATCACGCTGGGCGTCGCGATGATCCTGCTGTTCCTGCGGCCGTTGCCGGGGGTCGGGGTGTCGATCTATGGCACGCCCTGGATCATCCTGGCCGCCTATGTCGCGGGTTTCTTCGCGCTGGCGCTGCGCCCGGTGCTGTCGGGCTATGCCCAGATCGACCGCGCGCTGGAAGAGGCCGCGCAGGTTGCGGGCGCAGGTTTTCTGCGCCGGATGCGCGACGTGATCTGGCCGCTGATCGCACCGACCGCCATCGCCGCCGCCGTGATCGTCTTCATGACCGCGATCAACGAGATCCAGACCTCGATCCTGCTGATCTCCTCGGGCACCCGCACCATCGGGCCGATGATCATCTTCCTCGAGGAAGGCGGCGCCTCGACCCTCGCCGCCGCCGTGGGGTGCCTGATGATCCTGGGCGTGCTGGCGCTGATGCTGCTGTCGACGGCGCTGTCGCGCTTCCTGCCGAAAGGCGTGTTGCCATGGCAGTTCTGA
- the guaD gene encoding guanine deaminase, translating to MRQLIRGRTLSFHADPAEAENAFTYHEDGAIVTENGKIAAIGDYASLRDPALPEIDHRPHLILPGFIDTHIHFPQVQVIASWGAQLLDWLNTYTFPEESRFAQQGHAPAMAERFLDLLLQHGTTTAVAFCSVHPQSAEALFQAAEARGMAMIAGKVMMDRNAPEAVLDTPQQGYDDSKRLIETWHRRGRQRYAITPRFAITSTPAQMAMTGQLVREHPDCHIQTHLSENRDEIAFTLSLYPQARDYLDIYETYGLLSEKLLLGHSIHLEPREIARMAETGSRAVFCPTSNLFLGSGLFDEAGLRAAGVVSGIATDVGGGTSYSMLQTLNEGYKILQLRGQKLHPFAAFHWVTRGNALALGMADSIGTLDPGTDADLVVLDSRATAAMALRMERAETLTEELFILQILGDDRAIAQTYVAGRPMLG from the coding sequence ATGCGACAGCTGATCCGGGGGCGCACGCTCTCCTTCCACGCCGACCCCGCCGAGGCCGAGAACGCCTTCACCTATCACGAGGATGGCGCCATCGTCACCGAGAACGGCAAGATCGCCGCCATCGGCGATTACGCCAGCCTGCGCGACCCCGCCCTGCCGGAGATCGACCACCGGCCGCACCTGATCCTGCCGGGCTTCATCGACACCCATATCCATTTCCCGCAGGTGCAGGTGATCGCCAGCTGGGGGGCGCAGCTTCTCGACTGGCTCAACACCTATACCTTCCCCGAGGAATCGCGCTTCGCCCAACAGGGCCACGCGCCGGCCATGGCCGAAAGGTTTCTCGACCTGCTTCTCCAGCACGGCACCACCACCGCCGTCGCCTTCTGCTCGGTGCATCCGCAATCGGCCGAGGCGCTGTTCCAGGCCGCCGAGGCGCGGGGCATGGCGATGATCGCCGGCAAGGTGATGATGGACCGCAACGCCCCCGAGGCGGTGCTGGACACCCCGCAACAGGGCTATGACGACAGCAAGCGGCTGATCGAGACATGGCACCGCCGCGGCCGCCAGCGCTATGCCATCACCCCGCGCTTCGCCATCACCTCGACGCCCGCGCAGATGGCGATGACCGGGCAACTGGTGCGCGAGCATCCCGATTGCCACATCCAGACGCATCTGTCGGAAAACAGGGACGAGATCGCCTTCACCCTCAGCCTTTATCCGCAGGCGCGCGACTATCTCGACATCTACGAGACCTACGGGCTCCTGTCCGAGAAGCTGCTGCTCGGCCATTCCATCCATCTGGAACCGCGCGAGATCGCCCGCATGGCCGAGACCGGCTCGCGCGCGGTGTTCTGTCCGACCTCGAACCTGTTCCTCGGCTCGGGCCTTTTCGACGAGGCGGGGCTGCGTGCGGCGGGCGTGGTCAGCGGCATCGCCACCGATGTCGGCGGCGGCACCAGCTATTCCATGCTGCAGACCCTGAACGAGGGCTACAAGATCCTGCAGTTGCGCGGCCAGAAACTGCACCCGTTCGCGGCCTTCCACTGGGTCACGCGCGGCAATGCGCTGGCGCTCGGCATGGCCGACAGCATCGGTACGCTGGACCCCGGCACCGATGCCGATCTGGTGGTGCTCGACAGCCGGGCCACGGCGGCGATGGCGCTGCGCATGGAGCGCGCCGAAACGCTGACCGAAGAGCTTTTCATCCTGCAGATCCTCGGCGACGACCGCGCCATCGCCCAGACCTATGTGGCGGGAAGGCCCATGCTGGGGTGA
- a CDS encoding ABC transporter substrate-binding protein, producing the protein MRMTVTTLALMLSATTVSAQTRLTLYTSQSPEIAQQTVDAFMAKHPDITVEWMRNGTSQLMNILTAEQQAGGIKADVLLVADSINLGTLKSQGLLLAWPEAPVEGIDPLMYDADKTFFGTKISSTGIVYNTQIAAPVTGWADLFRDANAGQIVAPSPLYSGAALVHMHSLLQDAAQGWGYYQRLNALGVVPEGGNGPVLKAVAGGQVKYGVNIDADVLRAKKAGSPVEFVYPTEGASFFTEPVAILAGTDQVEAARIFVSFVLSEEGQKLAAEQGYMPVDPKVASPEGMPALSEIKLLPLDADRAVAEDAEARTTFTEIFGG; encoded by the coding sequence ATGCGCATGACTGTCACCACCCTTGCCCTGATGCTGTCCGCGACCACGGTGTCGGCGCAGACCAGGCTGACGCTCTATACCTCGCAATCGCCGGAAATCGCGCAGCAGACCGTCGACGCCTTCATGGCCAAGCATCCCGACATCACCGTGGAATGGATGCGCAACGGCACCTCGCAGCTGATGAACATCCTGACCGCCGAGCAGCAGGCCGGCGGCATCAAGGCCGATGTGCTGCTGGTCGCCGACAGCATCAACCTGGGCACGCTGAAAAGCCAGGGCCTGCTGCTGGCCTGGCCCGAGGCCCCGGTCGAAGGCATCGACCCGCTGATGTATGATGCCGACAAGACCTTCTTCGGCACCAAGATCTCCTCCACCGGCATCGTCTACAACACCCAGATCGCCGCGCCCGTCACCGGCTGGGCCGATCTGTTCCGGGATGCCAATGCCGGCCAGATCGTCGCCCCGAGCCCGCTTTATTCCGGCGCGGCGCTGGTCCACATGCATTCGCTGCTGCAGGACGCCGCCCAGGGCTGGGGCTATTACCAGCGTCTGAACGCGCTTGGCGTGGTGCCCGAAGGCGGCAATGGCCCGGTGCTCAAGGCCGTGGCCGGGGGGCAGGTGAAATATGGCGTCAACATCGATGCCGATGTGCTGCGCGCCAAAAAGGCGGGCTCGCCGGTGGAATTCGTCTACCCGACCGAAGGCGCCAGTTTCTTCACCGAGCCGGTGGCGATCCTTGCCGGCACCGATCAGGTCGAAGCGGCCCGGATCTTCGTCAGCTTCGTGCTGTCGGAAGAGGGCCAGAAGCTCGCCGCCGAACAGGGCTACATGCCGGTCGATCCCAAGGTCGCCTCGCCCGAGGGGATGCCCGCGCTGTCCGAGATCAAGCTGCTGCCGCTGGATGCCGACCGCGCGGTGGCCGAGGATGCCGAGGCCCGCACCACGTTCACCGAGATCTTCGGCGGCTGA
- a CDS encoding MFS transporter — translation MAISILPGAAATRDASGRLFIDEAPLKPIHVVAAAAVLGGAALDGYVLGIVGPALSIAKQELQLSAISQGLIAASALIGVFIGGLFFGNLADRFGRRPVFAWNLAAFILLSLLQVVVQDVWQLVAIRLALGLAIGVEYAVGSSVLAEFSRRKGRGVLLGCFSIGWQVGFTVAFIVGAFYDGDNWRMLLASSGVPALITFALRMTLPETPMWLKARGRDAEAQAIVERHFGAEYAIPDVDLNAKHASPRELFTAETWRQTLYSGFFWFCQVGPFFGIFTFMAPVLESLGLKDATAVDMSLNAIQIAGAVFGVFLLHWMSRRGFVIWTFVIVLLTFLALGLFPQAPGWAVIALFAVYMFVAPAANNIQFVYPPEIFDTHVRATGVGFSAAFSRISAAGVTYLLPWLLQQFGFSATLVMMAGFPLLGLVLSILWAPETKGKHLR, via the coding sequence ATGGCGATATCCATTTTGCCCGGCGCAGCCGCGACTCGCGACGCCTCCGGCCGGCTGTTCATCGACGAAGCGCCGCTCAAGCCCATCCATGTCGTCGCGGCCGCCGCCGTCCTGGGCGGCGCGGCGCTTGACGGCTATGTCCTCGGCATCGTCGGGCCGGCACTTTCCATCGCCAAGCAGGAACTGCAGCTTTCGGCGATCAGCCAGGGTCTCATCGCCGCGAGCGCGCTGATCGGGGTGTTCATCGGCGGGCTGTTTTTCGGCAATCTGGCGGACCGTTTCGGGCGGCGGCCCGTCTTCGCCTGGAACCTCGCGGCCTTCATCCTGCTGTCGCTGCTGCAGGTCGTCGTGCAGGATGTCTGGCAACTGGTGGCGATCCGGCTGGCGCTGGGGCTGGCCATCGGCGTCGAATATGCCGTGGGCTCCTCGGTTCTGGCGGAATTCTCGCGCCGCAAGGGCCGCGGCGTGCTGCTGGGCTGCTTCTCGATCGGCTGGCAGGTGGGCTTCACCGTCGCCTTCATCGTCGGCGCGTTCTATGACGGCGACAATTGGCGGATGCTGCTGGCTTCGAGCGGGGTGCCGGCGCTGATCACCTTCGCGCTGCGGATGACCCTGCCCGAGACGCCGATGTGGCTGAAGGCACGCGGCCGCGACGCCGAGGCGCAGGCCATTGTCGAGCGGCATTTCGGCGCGGAATACGCCATCCCGGACGTCGATCTGAACGCCAAGCACGCATCGCCACGCGAGCTGTTCACCGCCGAGACCTGGCGGCAGACGCTTTATTCCGGCTTTTTCTGGTTCTGCCAGGTCGGGCCGTTCTTCGGCATCTTCACCTTCATGGCGCCGGTGCTCGAGTCGCTGGGGCTGAAGGATGCCACGGCGGTGGACATGTCGCTGAACGCCATCCAGATCGCCGGGGCGGTGTTCGGCGTGTTCCTGCTGCACTGGATGAGCCGGCGCGGCTTCGTGATCTGGACCTTCGTCATCGTGCTGCTGACCTTCCTGGCGCTGGGGCTGTTCCCGCAGGCGCCAGGCTGGGCGGTCATCGCGCTTTTCGCGGTCTACATGTTCGTCGCCCCGGCCGCGAACAACATCCAGTTCGTCTATCCGCCCGAGATCTTCGACACGCATGTGCGGGCGACGGGCGTCGGCTTCTCGGCGGCCTTTTCGCGGATCTCGGCCGCGGGGGTGACCTATCTTCTGCCCTGGCTGCTGCAGCAGTTCGGCTTCTCGGCCACGCTGGTGATGATGGCGGGCTTCCCGCTGCTCGGGCTGGTACTGTCGATCCTCTGGGCGCCAGAGACGAAGGGCAAGCATTTGCGGTGA